Proteins from one Salaquimonas pukyongi genomic window:
- a CDS encoding TraR/DksA family transcriptional regulator, which produces MAIDLNKARQRLAAKREELEELSRISREARATVELDQQSVGRLSRMDAMQQQAMAEAQERTRKRDLVRIEQAERRLREEEYGYCTECGEEIADGRLAVDPMAEKCINCA; this is translated from the coding sequence ATGGCGATTGATCTGAACAAGGCACGCCAGCGGCTGGCCGCCAAACGGGAAGAACTGGAGGAACTGTCGCGGATATCCCGGGAGGCACGGGCGACGGTCGAACTCGACCAGCAGTCCGTCGGGCGGCTTTCGCGCATGGATGCAATGCAGCAACAGGCCATGGCGGAAGCCCAGGAGCGAACGCGCAAGCGTGACCTCGTTCGCATTGAGCAGGCCGAAAGGCGGTTGCGCGAAGAAGAATACGGCTATTGCACGGAATGCGGCGAGGAAATCGCCGATGGACGGCTCGCCGTCGATCCGATGGCCGAAAAATGCATCAACTGCGCGTAA
- the sbmA gene encoding peptide antibiotic transporter SbmA, protein MFYSFFPHPKLFFSSFLVWALAGILLWFFVFQGMGDALSLGNLAGYAFPPPLAEGADEAATAAFQAAREGAVNFWFYQYMLVFIFAFVGFWMWFAPHPWQLWSVAGSALIFFVNWFLVQLDVMINEWFGTFYDMIQRALGTPNSVTETEIYLAILSFLKIALVYVFVATLFRFFVSHFVFRWRTAMNDYYMSRWKEVRHIEGASQRVQEDTMRFAQITEGLGVNLLDSVMTLIAFLPLLWGLSASVKVLPIIGEVSQGLVFVAILWSIFGTALVALVGIRLPGLEFRNQRVEAAYRKELVYGEDHADRAQPPTVAELFSNVRKNYFRLYFNYLYFNVVRIFYLQIGNLVPYIALAPTIASGVITLGVMQQIIRAFSRVEGSFQYLINSWTTIVELMSVYKRLQAFEAAFANEELPDIDKEWLERGEEPAE, encoded by the coding sequence GTGTTCTATTCCTTTTTTCCCCATCCCAAGCTGTTCTTTTCCTCCTTCCTGGTTTGGGCACTGGCAGGCATCCTGTTGTGGTTCTTTGTCTTCCAGGGCATGGGCGATGCCCTAAGTCTCGGCAATCTTGCCGGTTACGCCTTTCCGCCGCCACTGGCGGAAGGCGCTGACGAGGCAGCCACGGCCGCCTTTCAGGCTGCCCGGGAAGGGGCGGTCAATTTCTGGTTCTACCAGTACATGCTGGTTTTCATTTTCGCCTTTGTCGGCTTCTGGATGTGGTTTGCGCCACACCCCTGGCAGTTGTGGTCGGTGGCCGGCTCGGCCCTGATCTTTTTCGTCAACTGGTTTCTGGTTCAGCTCGATGTGATGATCAACGAGTGGTTCGGCACCTTCTACGACATGATCCAGAGAGCGCTTGGCACGCCCAACAGCGTGACCGAAACCGAAATCTATCTCGCCATCCTCTCCTTTTTGAAGATCGCGCTGGTGTATGTTTTCGTCGCCACCCTGTTCCGCTTCTTCGTCAGCCACTTCGTGTTCCGCTGGCGCACGGCCATGAACGACTACTACATGTCCCGCTGGAAGGAAGTGCGCCATATCGAGGGTGCGTCCCAGCGCGTTCAGGAAGATACGATGCGCTTTGCCCAGATTACCGAGGGCCTGGGAGTCAATCTCCTGGATTCGGTGATGACGCTCATTGCCTTCCTGCCGTTGCTGTGGGGCCTGTCGGCCAGCGTGAAGGTGCTGCCGATTATCGGCGAGGTCTCCCAGGGGCTGGTTTTCGTGGCGATCCTGTGGTCCATATTCGGCACGGCACTGGTGGCACTGGTCGGTATCCGGCTGCCCGGGCTCGAGTTCCGAAATCAGCGGGTTGAGGCCGCCTATCGCAAGGAACTCGTCTACGGAGAGGACCATGCCGACCGCGCACAGCCGCCGACGGTTGCCGAACTCTTTTCCAATGTCCGCAAGAACTACTTCCGGCTTTATTTCAATTACCTCTATTTCAACGTCGTGCGCATCTTCTATCTGCAGATCGGCAATCTGGTGCCCTACATCGCGCTTGCCCCGACGATTGCCAGCGGCGTCATCACCCTTGGTGTCATGCAGCAGATCATCCGCGCCTTTTCACGCGTCGAGGGTTCGTTTCAGTATCTCATCAATTCATGGACGACGATTGTCGAGCTCATGAGCGTTTACAAACGCCTGCAGGCCTTCGAAGCGGCATTTGCCAACGAGGAACTGCCGGACATCGACAAGGAATGGCTTGAGCGGGGCGAAGAACCGGCTGAGTAG